The following are encoded in a window of Gloeothece citriformis PCC 7424 genomic DNA:
- a CDS encoding glycosyltransferase family 4 protein translates to MYTKENSAFLSKAQPIKKQVLYIVTQFYPPDYAPTGQLIQELVTHLASQDYLIKIFTGQPGYAYQQTVAPAIETFLGGMVKRTRATQFWNGRIRGKLINGILFFLRAGIHLLKNVQKENKLLLTTAPAFLIFLGYFLKVFRKISYVCLIYDLYPDVAVQLKVVSPKNLIVKLWEFLNVKTWEKAEKIIVLNSSMKNRILAKHPQFYDKISVIHNWADPKWIVPLDKSDNWFAQNHNLVDKFTVLYSGNMGRCHDVTTILDAVLQLQNAPIQFVFIGGGAEYEKLLKQVKSWGLKNCLFLPYQDKQILPYSLTACDLSIVSIKPGMEGIVAPSKFYSMLAAGRPIVAICEKHSYLRQIINDAKCGIAIENGDGSSLSQFIKQMASQPELAQKIGKAGQLYLTLNFTPEIIAKQYSEVLGIQPSISNNIMKEQSLKLNYYHSFLPINYLTKPIGEILQEMQLLSKEQVEEILDCQSNQYKNLRFGEIAVLKGWLKPETINFVLYYEQSIKKILLETHSFLTVPVNDILENQTIEDSQLQFWELAVQKGWMKEKTINLLMETVGASSNH, encoded by the coding sequence ATGTACACAAAAGAAAATTCAGCCTTTTTATCTAAAGCTCAACCGATTAAAAAGCAAGTTTTGTACATTGTTACTCAATTTTATCCTCCAGATTATGCTCCTACAGGACAACTTATACAAGAATTAGTTACTCATTTAGCTTCTCAAGATTACTTAATTAAAATTTTTACTGGACAACCCGGTTATGCTTATCAACAAACTGTTGCACCTGCAATAGAAACTTTTTTGGGAGGCATGGTTAAACGAACTAGAGCCACGCAATTCTGGAATGGAAGAATTCGAGGTAAATTGATTAATGGAATCCTATTTTTTTTACGAGCCGGAATACATTTACTTAAAAATGTGCAAAAAGAAAATAAATTACTTTTAACAACTGCTCCTGCTTTTTTAATATTTTTAGGTTATTTTTTAAAAGTTTTTCGTAAAATTTCTTATGTTTGCTTGATTTATGATTTATATCCTGATGTAGCTGTTCAACTTAAAGTAGTGTCTCCCAAAAATTTAATAGTAAAACTTTGGGAGTTTCTCAATGTAAAAACTTGGGAAAAAGCTGAAAAAATAATTGTTTTAAATAGTTCAATGAAAAACAGGATTTTAGCTAAACATCCGCAATTTTATGATAAAATTTCTGTCATTCATAATTGGGCTGATCCTAAATGGATAGTTCCCCTTGATAAGTCTGATAATTGGTTTGCTCAGAATCATAATTTAGTTGATAAATTTACTGTTCTTTATTCTGGAAATATGGGTCGTTGTCATGATGTAACAACGATTTTAGATGCAGTTTTACAACTTCAAAATGCTCCGATCCAATTTGTTTTTATTGGAGGAGGTGCAGAATATGAAAAATTACTAAAGCAGGTAAAAAGTTGGGGACTAAAAAATTGTTTATTTTTACCTTATCAAGATAAACAAATTCTTCCCTATTCCCTTACAGCCTGCGACTTATCTATTGTAAGTATAAAACCTGGAATGGAAGGAATTGTTGCTCCTAGCAAATTTTATAGTATGTTAGCGGCTGGGCGGCCTATTGTAGCCATTTGTGAAAAGCATTCCTACCTTCGTCAAATTATTAATGATGCTAAGTGTGGAATTGCTATAGAAAATGGGGATGGAAGTAGCTTATCTCAGTTTATCAAACAAATGGCTTCACAACCTGAATTAGCTCAAAAAATAGGTAAAGCCGGACAACTTTACTTGACCTTAAATTTTACTCCTGAAATTATTGCTAAACAATACTCGGAAGTTTTAGGAATTCAACCTTCTATTTCTAATAATATTATGAAAGAACAGTCATTAAAATTGAATTATTATCACTCATTTTTACCCATAAATTACTTAACTAAACCTATTGGCGAAATTTTACAAGAGATGCAGTTACTCTCAAAAGAACAGGTAGAAGAAATTCTGGATTGTCAATCTAATCAATATAAAAATTTGCGATTTGGAGAAATAGCAGTTCTTAAAGGTTGGCTCAAACCAGAAACTATAAATTTTGTTCTTTACTATGAGCAATCAATAAAAAAAATATTACTAGAAACTCATTCATTTTTGACTGTTCCAGTGAATGATATTTTAGAAAATCAAACTATAGAAGACAGTCAATTACAATTTTGGGAATTAGCCGTACAAAAAGGATGGATGAAGGAAAAAACAATTAATTTACTGATGGAAACTGTAGGAGCTAGCTCGAATCATTAA
- a CDS encoding polysaccharide biosynthesis tyrosine autokinase, with protein MTNENGFSSLENTCEDINLWRAIRHHWIPTILVTLGVFGANVYQTSQETPIYQSDALILVANQVSVPVVNSEDDSLSNEVDSTEIEILKSPTLLAKVSKKLAPGYQDLGVHQIASNLSLSQPNNTNVLTVSYRDTDPQRAKAVVEALVSTYINYAKESQRSPVTNAIRFIEQQLPEARAALNQSSSALTEFRRKHNLDNPDSNAQLASQTKQQSKERVAEAEIALNLTEQKYQQLQRQITEVGQDPSTAIIDSVLSQDSAYQSLLTQLREIEIQYTLEKTRYASEHPILQDLKDRRDEIKRLLENHVQNLIGTQKSRLADKTVASGDIQQDLANQLLQTRIDLAVQKKQLNELRQIETQANLNFQRIVQLQQEYRELERQYQFNSQAVDDFLKKLQELRVREAQETSSWKLLEPPEVPTVSTANPRRQLLLALVAGSILGIGTAFLLDKADKRLKDVDKVKKIAGLPMLGVIPKVDQKSLIGKSQEIELSSKADAFTEALRSLALVLQFQKSSSHSQSTKKIIAITSSVDGEGKTTITYNLGLALAELGQRVLIVDANLNQPAIHQVFQLPNTSGLSTAIATDIPWLELIQSHSPKNLRIVSDCQENINSLQSSSQTIAVNGTKSIFARVLTSPTAPINQESGTLEQRYQKLVLSQPDILTSGPVPATPLAWLASEKMMQMLDQWRKAYNYVLIDTPSLTELADAQSLTPKVDEVILTVDMELITDSMLTETIEILRRNQSNISGLVINNLDLKKEKKSPIILRFLQNSISKKRAKIR; from the coding sequence ATGACCAACGAAAATGGCTTTAGTTCTTTAGAAAATACTTGTGAGGATATCAATTTATGGCGTGCAATTCGTCATCATTGGATACCAACAATCCTGGTTACTCTAGGGGTTTTTGGTGCTAATGTTTATCAAACTAGCCAGGAAACTCCTATTTATCAATCAGACGCTTTAATTTTAGTAGCCAATCAAGTTTCTGTTCCAGTTGTTAATTCCGAAGATGACTCTTTATCTAACGAAGTAGATTCTACTGAAATAGAAATTTTAAAAAGCCCGACTTTATTAGCTAAGGTAAGTAAAAAGCTTGCTCCTGGTTATCAAGATCTTGGTGTCCATCAGATAGCTTCTAATTTATCTCTGAGTCAGCCTAATAATACTAATGTTTTGACTGTATCTTATAGAGATACTGATCCTCAAAGAGCTAAAGCCGTTGTAGAAGCTCTGGTTTCTACTTATATAAACTATGCTAAAGAAAGTCAGCGATCGCCTGTTACCAACGCGATTCGATTTATTGAACAGCAGTTACCCGAAGCCAGAGCCGCTCTTAATCAATCCTCTTCAGCTTTGACAGAATTTCGCAGAAAACATAACTTAGATAATCCTGATTCAAATGCTCAATTAGCTTCTCAAACTAAACAGCAATCTAAAGAACGAGTGGCAGAAGCAGAAATAGCCCTAAATCTCACTGAGCAAAAATATCAACAGTTGCAACGACAAATCACAGAAGTAGGACAAGACCCCTCAACTGCCATAATTGACTCTGTTTTAAGTCAAGATTCTGCTTATCAAAGTCTCTTAACTCAATTAAGAGAAATAGAAATTCAATACACTCTTGAAAAAACCCGTTATGCCTCAGAGCATCCTATCTTACAAGACTTAAAAGACCGCCGTGATGAAATTAAGCGTTTACTAGAAAATCATGTCCAAAATCTAATTGGCACTCAAAAATCTCGATTAGCAGATAAAACTGTTGCTAGTGGAGATATTCAACAAGATCTTGCTAATCAATTACTTCAAACTCGAATTGATTTAGCAGTTCAGAAAAAACAGTTAAATGAACTTCGCCAAATAGAGACTCAAGCTAATTTAAATTTTCAAAGAATAGTCCAACTTCAACAAGAATATAGAGAACTAGAGCGTCAGTATCAATTTAACTCTCAAGCTGTTGATGATTTTTTAAAAAAACTACAAGAACTTCGGGTGCGTGAAGCTCAAGAAACATCTAGTTGGAAACTTTTAGAACCTCCAGAAGTCCCAACAGTATCAACAGCTAATCCAAGACGACAATTATTACTTGCGCTGGTTGCAGGATCTATATTAGGCATAGGAACTGCTTTTCTTTTAGATAAAGCTGATAAACGTCTCAAAGATGTTGATAAAGTTAAAAAAATTGCTGGATTACCTATGCTAGGAGTTATTCCTAAAGTCGATCAAAAAAGTTTAATCGGCAAAAGTCAAGAGATTGAATTATCATCAAAGGCTGATGCTTTTACTGAAGCTCTTCGGTCTTTAGCCCTGGTTTTACAATTTCAAAAATCCTCTTCTCACTCTCAATCTACTAAAAAAATCATAGCGATTACGTCATCAGTAGATGGAGAAGGAAAAACGACTATAACTTACAATTTAGGTCTAGCGCTTGCAGAACTAGGTCAACGAGTTTTAATTGTAGATGCTAACTTAAATCAGCCAGCTATCCATCAAGTTTTTCAATTGCCTAACACATCTGGATTAAGTACAGCAATTGCTACGGATATTCCTTGGCTAGAGTTAATCCAATCTCATTCCCCTAAAAATTTAAGAATTGTTTCAGATTGTCAGGAGAATATTAACTCTTTACAATCCTCTTCTCAAACGATAGCTGTTAATGGGACAAAATCTATTTTTGCGCGAGTGTTAACCTCTCCCACTGCCCCCATTAACCAGGAGTCTGGAACCCTTGAACAAAGATATCAAAAGTTAGTTTTAAGCCAACCTGATATTTTAACTTCTGGCCCTGTACCAGCGACTCCTCTGGCTTGGTTGGCTTCGGAAAAAATGATGCAAATGTTAGACCAATGGCGAAAAGCTTATAATTATGTTTTGATCGATACTCCTTCATTAACAGAATTAGCAGATGCTCAAAGTTTAACCCCTAAAGTTGATGAGGTTATTTTAACCGTTGATATGGAACTCATAACCGATTCAATGCTTACTGAAACAATAGAAATTTTACGGAGAAATCAAAGCAATATCAGTGGATTAGTTATTAATAATCTAGATTTAAAAAAAGAAAAAAAATCCCCTATTATTTTACGATTTTTGCAAAATTCAATTTCCAAAAAAAGAGCTAAAATACGTTAA
- a CDS encoding ABC transporter permease, whose amino-acid sequence MQNFNQSQLIIEAGRTETQYWKDLWKYRELFYFLSWRDILVRYKQTVIGIAWALIRPFLTMVVFTIVFGKLANLPSEGVPYPILVFSAMLPWQFFSNALSESSNSLISNANLISKIYFPRLIVPASAVIVSFVDFMISGLILLALMAWYNFVPNWRILTLPLFILIAFMAAFGAGLWLAALNVEYRDFRYVVPFLVQFGLYISPVGFSSNVVPQQWRLLYSLNPMVGVIDGFRWAILGQNTAIYLPGFIVSIGLVGLVLASGIWYFRKVERTFADVI is encoded by the coding sequence ATGCAAAATTTTAATCAATCTCAATTAATTATTGAAGCTGGACGAACTGAAACCCAGTATTGGAAAGATTTATGGAAGTACAGAGAATTATTTTATTTTCTGTCGTGGCGCGATATCTTAGTGCGTTATAAACAAACAGTCATTGGCATTGCTTGGGCACTAATCCGTCCTTTTTTAACAATGGTTGTATTTACTATTGTTTTTGGGAAATTAGCCAACCTTCCGTCAGAAGGTGTTCCCTATCCTATTCTCGTATTTTCTGCGATGTTGCCCTGGCAGTTTTTTTCTAATGCGCTTTCAGAATCTAGTAATAGTCTGATCAGCAATGCTAATTTAATCTCTAAGATTTACTTTCCTCGCTTAATTGTGCCGGCGAGTGCAGTAATTGTTAGTTTTGTCGATTTTATGATTTCGGGGCTAATTTTATTAGCCTTAATGGCTTGGTATAACTTTGTCCCTAATTGGCGAATTCTAACCCTTCCTCTATTTATTCTGATTGCTTTTATGGCAGCATTCGGAGCGGGATTATGGCTAGCAGCTTTGAATGTAGAATATAGAGATTTTCGTTATGTTGTCCCCTTTTTAGTTCAGTTTGGACTCTATATTTCTCCGGTTGGATTTAGTAGTAACGTTGTGCCTCAACAATGGCGACTTTTATATTCTCTCAATCCTATGGTAGGAGTAATTGATGGGTTTCGTTGGGCAATTTTAGGACAAAACACGGCTATTTATTTACCTGGGTTTATTGTATCAATTGGGTTAGTGGGCTTAGTGCTTGCAAGCGGAATTTGGTATTTTCGCAAAGTAGAACGAACTTTTGCCGATGTAATTTAA